In the genome of Myxococcus stipitatus, one region contains:
- a CDS encoding glutamate--cysteine ligase translates to MSLDLKRAASEPITSVDMLVTGFRSAEKPHGALRLGLEHEKLLFPVGGDSPVPYEGASGVGALLSRLAPDGYVPFRETPESPIIALQQAQGAATISLEPGGQFELSGSPFVTAREAHAENLAHLAQVKAAAGALGLRLVTLGYRLTGTTASMPWMPKTRYLIMRRTLPERGRLALNMMLMTATGQVSLDWTDEADCVRKTVVVARLAPIMNALYANSPLVEGKPSGYMSFRNRVWDEVDPTRCGYLPAFFDGSFSYRAYVEWAMDAPLLFLRRQGQYLHPKLTFRQLLRDGFEGQPADLDDWTDHLSTLFPEVRLKKVLEVRGADCGTAGMTGALAALWRGILYDATALDEAEKLLPKLTYTEHLAFHDTARREGLEGRLGSQELYRLAEEMVGIARRGLQRLDAADAPLLEPLAEVAASKRSPAAVLLEAWAKDPRPETVLRLATV, encoded by the coding sequence ATGTCCCTCGACCTCAAGCGCGCTGCTTCCGAACCCATCACCTCCGTCGACATGCTGGTGACGGGTTTCCGGTCCGCCGAGAAGCCTCATGGCGCACTGCGCCTGGGCCTGGAGCACGAAAAGCTCCTGTTCCCGGTCGGCGGTGACTCGCCCGTCCCCTATGAGGGCGCGTCGGGGGTGGGGGCGCTGTTGAGCCGGCTGGCGCCGGACGGCTACGTCCCGTTCCGCGAGACGCCCGAGTCCCCCATTATCGCGCTCCAGCAGGCCCAGGGCGCGGCGACCATCTCCCTGGAGCCGGGGGGGCAGTTCGAGCTGTCCGGAAGTCCCTTCGTCACGGCCCGCGAGGCCCATGCGGAGAACCTGGCGCACCTGGCGCAGGTGAAGGCGGCGGCGGGGGCGCTGGGACTGCGGCTGGTGACGTTGGGGTATCGCCTCACGGGGACGACGGCGTCGATGCCGTGGATGCCCAAGACGCGCTACCTCATCATGCGGCGCACGCTGCCGGAGCGCGGCCGGCTGGCGCTCAACATGATGTTGATGACGGCCACGGGGCAGGTGTCGCTCGACTGGACGGATGAGGCGGACTGCGTCCGGAAGACGGTGGTGGTGGCGCGGCTGGCGCCCATCATGAACGCGCTCTACGCCAACAGCCCGTTGGTGGAGGGCAAGCCCTCCGGCTACATGTCCTTCCGCAACCGCGTTTGGGACGAGGTCGACCCGACGCGCTGCGGATACCTGCCCGCGTTCTTCGACGGCTCGTTCTCGTACCGCGCCTATGTCGAGTGGGCGATGGATGCGCCGCTGCTCTTCCTGCGCCGCCAGGGGCAGTACCTGCACCCGAAGCTGACGTTCCGTCAGCTCCTGCGCGACGGGTTCGAGGGACAGCCCGCGGACCTGGACGACTGGACGGACCACCTGTCCACGCTCTTCCCCGAGGTCCGGCTGAAGAAGGTCCTCGAGGTGCGCGGCGCGGACTGCGGCACCGCGGGGATGACGGGCGCGCTGGCGGCGCTGTGGCGAGGCATCCTCTACGACGCCACCGCGCTGGACGAGGCGGAGAAGCTCCTGCCGAAGCTGACGTACACCGAGCACCTGGCCTTCCACGACACCGCGCGCCGCGAGGGGCTGGAGGGGCGGCTGGGCTCCCAGGAGCTGTACCGGCTGGCGGAGGAGATGGTGGGGATTGCGCGGCGGGGCCTGCAGCGGCTGGATGCCGCGGATGCGCCGCTGTTGGAGCCGCTGGCGGAAGTGGCGGCGTCGAAGCGCTCGCCCGCGGCGGTGTTGCTCGAGGCGTGGGCGAAGGACCCACGCCCCGAGACGGTGCTGCGTCTGGCGACGGTGTGA
- a CDS encoding EI24 domain-containing protein: MSPSSPVPTIAPEPRLSDFFQGLGLLGRASGLILRSRRLFALSALCAAVTAIALVGLAWLLWNHAPRLLGSLWTLPDSWYGRGAWYTLLVLTSLVLWVVGANIVPPLLLAPLQDPLSEVTESLCGGDEGPPFSLAGFMRGIVTGVAHTLARLFFLIAGLTLLLPLHLIPGVGSVLWTVLGGLWTMTWMAGEFLAAPMTRHLYPFAEVRRMLRERRALCLGLGAGVYVLLWLPILNTFFLPVAIVAGTLLYRGMRQAGILPPPPSGQAGGGALK; the protein is encoded by the coding sequence ATGAGCCCCTCCTCTCCCGTCCCCACCATCGCCCCCGAGCCCCGCCTGTCCGATTTCTTCCAGGGCCTGGGACTGCTCGGCCGGGCCTCCGGCCTCATCCTCCGCTCCCGCCGGCTCTTCGCCCTGTCCGCCCTGTGCGCCGCCGTCACCGCCATCGCCCTGGTGGGCCTGGCCTGGCTCCTGTGGAACCACGCCCCGCGCCTGCTGGGCTCACTCTGGACCCTCCCCGACTCCTGGTACGGCCGGGGCGCCTGGTACACCCTCCTGGTCCTCACCTCGCTCGTGCTCTGGGTGGTGGGCGCCAACATCGTCCCGCCGCTCCTCCTGGCCCCCCTCCAGGACCCCCTCTCCGAGGTCACCGAGTCCCTCTGCGGAGGCGACGAAGGCCCGCCCTTCAGCCTCGCGGGCTTCATGCGGGGCATCGTCACGGGCGTGGCGCATACCCTGGCCCGGCTCTTCTTCCTCATCGCCGGGCTGACGCTCCTGCTGCCCCTGCATCTGATTCCCGGAGTGGGGAGCGTCTTGTGGACGGTGCTCGGCGGCCTGTGGACCATGACCTGGATGGCCGGGGAGTTCCTGGCCGCCCCCATGACGAGGCACCTCTACCCCTTCGCCGAGGTGCGCCGGATGCTCCGTGAGCGCCGAGCCCTCTGCCTCGGACTGGGAGCCGGCGTCTATGTCCTCTTGTGGCTGCCCATCCTGAACACCTTCTTCCTCCCGGTGGCCATCGTCGCGGGCACCCTGCTCTACCGGGGCATGCGCCAGGCGGGCATCCTCCCCCCGCCGCCCAGCGGCCAGGCAGGGGGCGGTGCCCTGAAATAA
- a CDS encoding MXAN_5808 family serine peptidase: MNHMPRFLRRITAVAVLLGAWALVGSHRAPIPLMMGAAEAGQGQGTWDGSLPTAKGEKAPHDLNSLRVLTKVILYVKENYVDPKRIKPKEMMISSLEYVEKSVPDVLVDGNAETGKLSVNVNGKTREFDIGHVDSLWKMSFALKDVFDFLSKNMRPIEDTRDIEYAAVNGMLSTLDPHSVLLRPELYREMKLSTKGEFGGLGFVIQMREGNLTVVKVLPKTPAHRAGIQKDDRIKKIGEESTVNMDLNEAVSKLRGPVDSRITITVERDGWDKPRVMTLARAMISIESVQHKMLAGNVGYIRLKNFQGNTTRDLEAGLSELRKQADAKGGFKGLVLDLRGNPGGLLEQAIQVSDTFLSNGTIVATVGLSDKLREEKRARPTEGEDAYPIAVLVNAGSASASEIVAGALKNLNRAVIIGRQTFGKGSVQVLYDFPDDSALKLTIAKYLTPGDVSIQEVGIVPDIQLVPTRVTDERVDVFASRRSMGEADLDQHFGNPDSATVAKKREDVLDREKPRESLKYLKVDPKQQEKLATAAKEEPKTAPKVAATEKHGEQKKHGENDPLLDTAGQGEDLDDQLDAESQDEIKEDFEVQFARDYVLRAPANTRQQQLQQGKGFIEQKRREEEARINAAIAALGVDWSPGPTPKSVQLAATLSPSPDAKIAAGDMLEMVVTAENKGTEPLKRVRAWTESDNAFLDRREFLFGALNPGEKKSWKVKVRLPKDLTSRRDDVTVRFFDDHGALPETRVAELNFVELPRPSFAFNWQVIDDCATCNSDGVVQRGESVAVMLDVTNVGTGVALDSFTQIKNGGDANIFIEKGRFKLGELKPGETKTARFQVEVKKGYKGDTFPLKLAIIDEPLEEFVMEKMELPVTDAGVATLDAKKGQVRLTEKTELLGSPVADGRPVARVNAASAVLPVEAANKGFYRVEMEKGRFAFVRAQDAREVKSGKAAAPKLAWTTTRRPPDIRLEVDPSAGGLVANGDKFTLSGVVTDPNGLLDVYVLVNDQKVYFKGVDPKGGEPNTLKFSTEFALKEGNNNVLVVARESTDFASRRTLVIRRRPAEVAQKVSSPVPSGTKPQAQ, translated from the coding sequence ATGAATCACATGCCGCGTTTTCTCCGCCGCATCACCGCTGTTGCCGTGCTCCTCGGTGCCTGGGCACTCGTGGGCAGCCACCGCGCACCGATTCCGCTGATGATGGGCGCGGCCGAGGCCGGGCAGGGCCAGGGGACCTGGGACGGCAGCCTGCCCACCGCCAAGGGGGAGAAGGCTCCTCACGACCTCAACAGCCTTCGCGTGCTGACCAAGGTCATCCTTTATGTGAAGGAGAACTACGTCGACCCCAAGCGCATCAAGCCGAAGGAGATGATGATCTCCTCGCTGGAGTACGTGGAGAAGAGCGTCCCGGACGTGCTGGTCGACGGCAACGCGGAGACGGGCAAGCTGTCCGTCAACGTCAACGGCAAGACGCGTGAGTTCGACATCGGGCATGTCGACTCGCTGTGGAAGATGTCCTTCGCGCTCAAGGACGTGTTCGACTTCCTGTCGAAGAACATGCGTCCCATTGAGGACACGCGCGACATCGAGTACGCGGCGGTCAACGGCATGCTGTCCACGCTGGACCCGCACTCGGTGCTCCTCAGGCCGGAGCTGTACCGGGAGATGAAGCTGTCCACCAAGGGCGAGTTCGGTGGCCTGGGCTTCGTCATCCAGATGCGCGAGGGCAACCTCACCGTCGTCAAGGTGCTGCCCAAGACGCCCGCGCACCGCGCCGGCATCCAGAAGGACGACCGCATCAAGAAGATTGGCGAGGAGTCCACCGTCAACATGGACCTCAACGAGGCCGTGTCCAAGCTGCGCGGCCCGGTGGACAGCCGAATCACCATCACGGTGGAGCGCGATGGCTGGGACAAGCCGCGCGTGATGACGCTGGCGCGCGCGATGATTTCCATCGAGAGCGTGCAGCACAAGATGCTCGCCGGAAACGTGGGCTACATCCGCCTGAAGAACTTCCAGGGCAACACCACGCGAGACCTGGAGGCGGGGCTGAGCGAGCTGCGCAAGCAGGCCGACGCCAAGGGCGGCTTCAAGGGCCTGGTGCTGGACCTGCGCGGCAACCCAGGCGGTCTGCTCGAGCAGGCCATCCAGGTGTCCGACACGTTCCTGTCCAACGGCACCATCGTCGCGACGGTGGGCCTGTCGGACAAGCTGCGCGAGGAGAAGCGCGCGCGCCCCACGGAGGGCGAGGACGCGTACCCCATCGCGGTGCTGGTCAACGCGGGCAGCGCCTCTGCGTCGGAAATCGTGGCGGGCGCGCTGAAGAACCTCAACCGCGCGGTCATCATCGGCCGGCAGACGTTCGGCAAGGGCAGCGTGCAGGTGCTGTACGACTTCCCGGATGACAGCGCGCTGAAGCTGACCATCGCCAAGTACCTGACGCCCGGCGACGTCTCCATCCAGGAGGTCGGCATCGTCCCGGACATCCAGCTGGTGCCCACGCGGGTCACGGACGAGCGCGTGGACGTGTTCGCGTCGCGCCGCTCCATGGGTGAGGCGGACCTGGACCAGCACTTCGGCAACCCGGACTCGGCCACGGTCGCGAAGAAGCGCGAGGACGTGCTGGACCGCGAGAAGCCGCGCGAGAGCCTCAAGTACCTGAAGGTCGACCCCAAGCAGCAGGAGAAGCTGGCCACCGCCGCCAAGGAGGAGCCCAAGACGGCGCCCAAGGTCGCGGCGACGGAGAAGCACGGCGAGCAGAAGAAGCACGGGGAGAACGACCCGCTGCTCGACACGGCGGGCCAGGGCGAGGACCTGGACGACCAGCTCGACGCGGAGTCGCAGGACGAAATCAAGGAGGACTTCGAGGTGCAGTTCGCGCGCGACTACGTGCTGCGCGCGCCGGCCAACACCCGTCAGCAGCAGCTGCAGCAGGGCAAGGGCTTCATCGAGCAGAAGCGTCGCGAGGAAGAGGCGCGCATCAACGCCGCCATCGCCGCGCTGGGCGTGGACTGGAGCCCGGGCCCGACGCCCAAGAGCGTGCAGCTGGCCGCGACGCTCTCGCCTTCTCCGGACGCGAAGATTGCCGCCGGAGACATGCTGGAGATGGTGGTGACGGCGGAGAACAAGGGCACCGAGCCCCTCAAGCGCGTGCGCGCGTGGACGGAGAGCGACAACGCGTTCCTCGACCGCCGCGAGTTCCTCTTCGGCGCGCTGAACCCGGGTGAGAAGAAGTCGTGGAAGGTGAAGGTGCGGCTGCCCAAGGACCTCACCAGCCGCCGCGACGACGTGACGGTGCGCTTCTTCGACGACCACGGCGCGCTGCCGGAGACGCGCGTGGCGGAGCTGAACTTCGTGGAGCTGCCGCGCCCGTCCTTCGCGTTCAACTGGCAGGTCATCGACGACTGCGCCACGTGCAACAGCGACGGCGTGGTGCAGCGGGGCGAGTCCGTGGCGGTGATGCTCGACGTGACCAACGTGGGCACTGGCGTCGCGCTGGACTCCTTCACGCAAATCAAGAATGGCGGCGACGCGAACATCTTCATCGAGAAGGGCCGCTTCAAGCTGGGCGAGCTCAAGCCGGGCGAGACGAAGACGGCTCGGTTCCAGGTGGAGGTGAAGAAGGGCTACAAGGGCGACACCTTCCCGCTGAAGCTGGCCATCATCGACGAGCCGCTGGAGGAGTTCGTCATGGAGAAGATGGAGCTGCCCGTGACGGACGCCGGGGTGGCGACGCTGGATGCGAAGAAGGGCCAGGTCCGCCTGACGGAGAAGACGGAGCTGCTGGGCTCGCCGGTGGCGGATGGCCGTCCGGTGGCCCGGGTGAACGCGGCCTCCGCGGTGCTTCCGGTGGAGGCGGCGAACAAGGGCTTCTACCGCGTGGAGATGGAGAAGGGCCGCTTCGCCTTCGTGCGCGCGCAGGATGCGCGTGAGGTGAAGTCGGGCAAGGCCGCCGCGCCGAAGCTGGCGTGGACGACCACCCGCCGTCCTCCGGACATCCGGCTGGAGGTGGACCCGTCCGCGGGCGGCCTGGTCGCCAACGGGGACAAGTTCACCCTGTCCGGCGTGGTGACGGACCCCAACGGCCTGCTGGACGTCTACGTGCTGGTGAATGACCAGAAGGTCTACTTCAAGGGCGTGGACCCCAAGGGCGGCGAGCCCAACACGCTGAAGTTCTCCACCGAGTTCGCGCTGAAGGAGGGCAACAACAACGTGCTGGTGGTGGCTCGCGAGAGCACCGACTTCGCCAGCCGCCGCACGCTGGTCATCCGCCGCCGCCCAGCGGAGGTGGCGCAGAAGGTCTCCAGCCCCGTGCCCAGCGGGACGAAGCCGCAGGCGCAATAA